The genomic region CGCGAATTTGCTTTTCAATCACAGCTTCGGTTTCTTCGGCTTCCCGCTGTTCCAGTGTTTCGCCAACACAAACGATCGGCACCAAATTGCCAGCCATCGCAGCGTGCAGCTTCTTACTGACACAAGCGTCGGTTTCGCCCATCAATTGGCGACGTTCGCTGTGACCCAAGATCACATATCGGCAACCGACGTCGGTCAACATCGCCGCGTTCAGTTCACCGGTGAAAGCACCGTCATCGGCGGGATAAAGGTTTTGGCCGCCGACTTCGACAGACGTGCCTGCCGTAGCTTCGCTAACGGTATGTAGGTAGGCCGCTGGCGGGCACAGAACCACTTCCACGGGGGAATTCTTGCCAACTGCATCGACGATGCCCTTGGCTAGCGAAGCTGCCGAAGCGGCTCGCATGTTCATTTTCCAGTTACCAGCAATTAAAATTCGACGACTCACGCTAGGGCCTCGGTCGGGGGTGGATTTAGTGAACGGGAAGTTGCTCCCGGACGCGGTGAGATGGTCTTACCGAGAAGGTCAGCCATCAATTGCATCCGATGAGCGATGTCTTTGTATTGTTCTGGAAGCAATGCTTGTGGCCCGTCGCTCTTCGCTTCTTCGGGGCAATCATGAACTTCGATGTGAACGCCATCCGCGCCCGCAGCCAAACCGGCCAGCGAACATGCGGGAATTAGATCGGGACGACCCGTCGCGTGGGAAGGGTCCACAATGATTGGAAGGTGAGTTAGGCCCTGGACCACAGGTACCGCCGCGACATCAAACAGGTTTCGCGTCGAAGGATCGAAACTCTTGATCCCTCGCTCGCACAACACCACGTCGGGATTGCCTTGCGAAAGAACGTACTCGGCGCTCATCAGCAAGTCCGCAATCGTCGCACTCATGCCGCGTTTCAACAGCACCGGACGCTGCGTCTTGCCAACCTCAGTCAACAGCACGAAGTTCTGCATATTGCGGGCACCAACCTGCAACATGTCCGCGTATTCAGCGACCAATTCCACGTTTCGCGGGTCGGTGATCTCGGTCACGACGGGAATGCCAAACTTGTCGCCGACTTCGCGAAGGAGCTTTAATCCAGCTTCGCCGAGCCCCTGAAAGGCGTAGGGACTGGTGCGAGGCTTGTAGGCACCGCCACGGAAGATGTTCGCACCGGACTCACAAACGCTTTCGGCGATCCGGAACATCCGGTCGCGGTCTTCGACGCTGCAAGGGCCCGCAATCATGCCGAGGTTCCCACCGCCGATTTTCACCCCGGAAACGTCGATCACGCTCGATTCGGGATGAGCTTCGCGGGAGGCCAATTTGTAGGGCGGCAAGACGGGAATCACTTGGCTAACGCCGGGAATCGCGTTGAGCACTTCTTGATTCAAGGTCGACTCGTCGCCGATCAAACCCACAATCGTGCGAAACGTGCCGCGGCTAAGGTGCGATTTCAGCCCCATCGCCTCAACACGCGTAACGACGTGGTCGATTTGGTCGTCGGTCGCACCATTTTTGAGGATCAGGATCAAGACAAAACCCGCTGGAAATTCATTCGGATGGCAAAAATAGATATCAGCAAGCGGGTACTTTAACAGGCGACCTTAGGAAACGTCGAGAGGGAAGGAATTCCGGCCCCCACAGCGGCCCCACGGCGGCTTCCCGAGTGGCTGATCAGCCTGCTTTTCCTTCCCAATTTGGCGAGTTCGCCGCTCTCATCCCCTGGTTCTCGTCTGGGAACGAGATGGGTGAGTGGGTTCTGTCTGCGTTTGGACACCGCCTAGGGCCGGCTACCAGGCGACTGCCATTCGCAACCGGCGAGGCCGCCTGATCAGTACAGGCGCCCCCACTCCACCTAAATTACCCTTCGTCTATCCACCGATCAGCTATCCACCGATCAGCCGCCGATTTTCAGCGGGTGGCTTTCTGAGTGGCTGTTGTACTTCGGAGCGTACATCGATTCGATCGTTGCCAAGCCAGACTGGTACTCGCCCCGCAACTGCACCCGACTGCGACTTTCGATCACGAAGGTCCCTGCAGGCAAATAATCGATAAAGAAATGCTCCGCCGCATCCCGCGTGCTGTGGTAGTACCCCACTCCGTCCTGGAATTGGTACTGCGACAACACGTTGGCCGGTTCAGTACCGCTGCCGCGTGAATCCTTCAAGTGAATGAACTCCATCGCACGGTCTGTCCGCACGATCAATCGCGAAACGATCTGATCGCCAACTTCAACCGGTTGCTTGGACTGGCCATCGACAATGGGCTGCATCACTTCGCCCGTCGGTGTGCTGCGAACGACAAACAACTGTTTCTCAATCTTCAGCGGCGTGCCTTCGTGCGGCGTGATCTCGTCAATGTTCTGGAAGAACGTCCAATGAACGCCGCCCCAAGCGATTCCCGGCGTGGTCTTGGTCACCGTGATCGACGACATCGCCGGAGTGATTTCCTGGGCCGTGAATCGCTGTTGATAGAAACCAGTGCCAGCTTCGACATCGTCCTGCTCAATTTCCGACTGCCCGACTTTCACATCAACCAGAGTCTGGTCAGCCAACAGATCAACGCCACGAAGCAACAACGCATAAATCGCGTCGGCCGTACCCTTGGTCGTTTCCCAAGAACGCGTTTCCTTTTGACGCAACAACCAAGCCTTGCATGACTCGACCGAAGCCTGATCACCGGCGACTTCATCGAACGCCTCGATCATCATCGCTTGCGACTCGATGTCAGCCTGATGCCAAAACCATCCGTCAACGCCATCATTCCAGTGCATGCCCTGATCGTCATTGGCACTCCGTTCTTTCAACGACGCCGTGATCGCCAACGCATCATCCAAACGACCAAACCGTTTCAGTGCCACGGCAAGGTGGGCTTGGCTCATCCGACTGGACAACGACAACCAGTGCTCTTGAGCTTGGCCGAGGTAGTAGTCCACCGCCACACGAGCCTCAGCCGAAATCGGCATGTCTTCCAAGAAGAAGCTTCGCCCGTACAGATACAGGGCGATCGTCGATGACAAGTGATTTTGCTTACTGTCCTTAATCCGCTTGTATTGTTTCAGGACAAACTGATCCAGATGTTGCAGCGAACGGATCGCCGAACGGGTATCGACATCGACGCCAAGATGACGCAGACGACCGAAACCAGTCGTAAGATACAGCGTGATGAACGAATTCGAACGCCCGCCATCAAACCAAGGCCAACTGCCGTCATCCAATTGCATTTCCGCCAAACGCTCGGTCCAGCGTGCCACCTGATCGTTGGTACGATTGGTGTCAAATAGGTTCCCAACATTGCGGCGAGCTTCGGATTCCGACTCCGCTTCCAACACCCACGGCGTTTCGGTCAACGCGATCGAAGCGATGTCCTGGTTTTGTTCCAGTGGACTATCGAGCGTCTCGCGTCCCGCCGCAACGGGTTGACGTCGCCACTGTTCGAAGACCCGCTCAATCTTCGGATCCGAAGTCGCAATGTGCCGGGCCAACAGGTTCGCGTACAAACGATTGAACGTTTGCTCGCTGCACTCGTGTGGGTACTCCATCAAGTACGGCAGCGCCATCACGGCGTACCAAG from Neorhodopirellula lusitana harbors:
- the tpiA gene encoding triose-phosphate isomerase, yielding MSRRILIAGNWKMNMRAASAASLAKGIVDAVGKNSPVEVVLCPPAAYLHTVSEATAGTSVEVGGQNLYPADDGAFTGELNAAMLTDVGCRYVILGHSERRQLMGETDACVSKKLHAAMAGNLVPIVCVGETLEQREAEETEAVIEKQIRGSLEGLDEVRAAGIVIAYEPVWAIGTGKTASKEQAEAVHAFIRGLLADMFSPGVAEQIRIQYGGSVKPGNAAELLAEPNIDGALVGGASLKVEYFAGIIAAAPSA
- the aroF gene encoding 3-deoxy-7-phosphoheptulonate synthase, which encodes MILILKNGATDDQIDHVVTRVEAMGLKSHLSRGTFRTIVGLIGDESTLNQEVLNAIPGVSQVIPVLPPYKLASREAHPESSVIDVSGVKIGGGNLGMIAGPCSVEDRDRMFRIAESVCESGANIFRGGAYKPRTSPYAFQGLGEAGLKLLREVGDKFGIPVVTEITDPRNVELVAEYADMLQVGARNMQNFVLLTEVGKTQRPVLLKRGMSATIADLLMSAEYVLSQGNPDVVLCERGIKSFDPSTRNLFDVAAVPVVQGLTHLPIIVDPSHATGRPDLIPACSLAGLAAGADGVHIEVHDCPEEAKSDGPQALLPEQYKDIAHRMQLMADLLGKTISPRPGATSRSLNPPPTEALA